The Leptospira kmetyi serovar Malaysia str. Bejo-Iso9 genome includes a window with the following:
- a CDS encoding YbaB/EbfC family nucleoid-associated protein, whose amino-acid sequence MFGNKLESMKQMNQMRVKMKKLEKDLMALSFEAKSKNDLVTCISDGKLNIKDILIEDELLAKNDKKLLQKSIKQAVTRSLELAQNAAEERMGEFRGMMGME is encoded by the coding sequence ATGTTCGGTAACAAGTTAGAATCAATGAAGCAGATGAACCAGATGCGGGTCAAAATGAAGAAGTTGGAAAAGGATCTGATGGCTCTCTCCTTCGAAGCGAAATCCAAAAACGACCTCGTAACTTGTATCTCCGACGGAAAGCTCAACATCAAAGACATTCTCATCGAAGACGAACTTCTCGCAAAGAACGACAAAAAACTTCTTCAAAAAAGCATCAAACAAGCGGTGACCCGTTCCTTGGAACTCGCGCAAAACGCGGCCGAGGAACGAATGGGCGAGTTTCGCGGAATGATGGGAATGGAATAA